The sequence TCTTAACATATTTACAATTCTAATTTTTCTGGTGTTAACCTTACTGTgattcataaatacatttataggtatattttttaatttacaatcgCCTAAATCTACATAAAAGAATTTTCACATAAGAAGATAATTTATTACATAGCAtttacaacaggtgacttacaaaaagttcacaacgaaaagtttaaacgtaaatcaCAAAACACGTCATCGTTTTTCAAACCAGCGTCACTATTTTCACTTGTCGAAATACCTTTTTTATATATCACATACGAAACTCCACTCCACTGGTtcctattttataatttgtcaGTGTCCACGAAAATTCGTTCACTAGTTTAGGAACTGTAAGAACGGTCTTCTACAGACAGCATGTCGaagctgtgacgtcacacaacgACATCCCTAGAAGCAGCCTCATTGTTGGGTGCGTCCGGAGCTATCACAGGTTGGAAACAGTGAGCTGCGGGCACGAAGTCTTCAACTAGTTTTCGCTTGAGCACAGAGGAAGATCCGACATAAACGTTGGTCCCTGGGAATGTACCTCGTCGTCTCCGCCTCCACAATACAGCGGCAAGCACAGCCAGACCAAAGGCAATCATGGCTGATAAGCAACCTAATACTAATTCAGAGTCAGGTGCTCGCTCGGGCACGCGCTCTCCTCTCATTGAACTAACAAGGACGGACATAAGTCGGTCACCTTCGCTGACTTGCACGTCTTGCACGCTTTCAGTTGAAACACGTTGAGCTCGACTCGTATCGATGGTCATCGTTTCTGATCTTTCATTGTCAACGCCCGGCGTTCTAGAAACTAGTTCTACTTGGATATGGTAGATAGTATCAGGCCATAGAGAAAGCGTTACTCGGGTTGAGTCTGTGAACAGATTGCCTTTTAGTCCACCACCATCAACTTCCCAGGTAACAAGGTAAACACCGCGAGCTATTCTTGGTTCCCAAGCAATTTCGCCAATTACGAGTACTTTCTGGTGAATCAAGGATATTTCTTTTAAAGTCCATTTGTGTTGATCGTGATTTGATGAGTTTGAGTCGTGAGCGACCCAGGTTTCGTCTGGGCTGTAGATTGTGACAAGACCGAGTGGGTCTACGACTAGGACGCGAAGGAGAGCTCCTTCGTTGTTGGAAGGTACCCTGGTGGCGAGCGATTGGGTTTGAATGATTTGTCTCCACGGACCGTCGGCAGCTCGTCGCATGACGACATAGACGAGGGGAGTAGGCCGAGATGTGGCGCGGGGTGCGGGGGGCGGCCAGCGTGCTAGCGCTCCGCTAACACGCATGACGCCCTCGCCTTTCGTGTGAATCACAGGCTGTGTCTGCGATGCCCTCGCTGCTTCAGCGTGGAACTCACAGGCTACTTTGCATCCAGGgaactgtaaacaaaataaaacatgaataaTATGCAACTACAAGTGGTCTCTTAATGCTCGTTATAACAAGGAACTTGTTAAAGCCACTATTGAGTTGGAATGTAGATCAAAGGTTTCTTGCAATTTGTATTTGTCACAACTGCATTCTTGCGTCGCGTGTGctttgtcattattattaaggaCGTCTTTGGAACAGCGTAGtacattacaaataataaaggtatagttgatatttaataataattaatcggTTTACTTACGCAGATGTCCTTTTCTTCACAGACAGCTCCCCATATTTGGTAGTTAGACTGAAGAAGCTCGCAATTCTCCCAGCACTGCAACAAAAAAACGTTCactattattaagttttttaattGGCACTTTAGAGTCTCAGGTACCGACTATTCCGGAGTAACAAGctttttttcattaataatcCCTGTTATTTCAGTAAATTACGGAAACCGTTTCATTTAATTATTCCACGATATTGTTATCAGTTGTTTCGCGTGTACCTGCAGCCATTTGTTAGTTCGAAAAGGTAGGCGTTAGGTTATTGCGTATTTAAATTAATCATCAGAAGGAGTACGGgcaaattcatatttttatgtcaggtcattaacattaataatctagtTGTATCTACTGAACTATATGTTCTGTTCAAAATATTGATTAACAGGAATCATTTACATATTGCAAGCCaatctacaataataataatacaattgaTATTAAAGCTCTcgaaggggcctctacgtgttggatattattatttatatccccacacaagcctatcaaaagaccgggatttaacCGGAAACAACTAAACAGATTACATATTTCGATACGGTTCTAATTCATACATAGGTAATTAAACGTGTACGCAGAGCTGCTTAGTTAATAGTTTTGCTGATTTCTTTCCTGACTGATCTTTGACCTTATTTGTCAATCAGGTCAATTGAAACCAATTGCTATAACATGTAACTTTATATCCCATATTAACTGAGAACGTTAGAATAACTAGAGCAGAAACAGAACTTGTACATTCCCTGTggaattaaaacaaaacgtacagCACTCCAATTAAGGAGCGGCGTAATTGACGCCCGTATCTAGCCAAATTTCACAACGGTGGCCGAACCGAATGCAGCATTTGTCATTGGCAACACTCATTAGTTGGAGTTGACGTTAACTTGACGCCAGCTTTCGCCTCGGTAAgctttaataattataagaacCAGCCGCTGATATTAATTGCTGGTATTGACAAAACGCTCTGTCGCTCCGATTTCGAGGATGAAATTAAATGCTTGAATTTTCGTATTTCGTATTTTAATTACTGGTTGACAAAATAAATTGCTAAGTTACTTTCGTCACAATAAAGCTTTTTAACAGGACAAAGTACAAATTGCAAAGCCGAGGGACTTGCTTATTTGAATTAGTACTTAGCACATTGCCAACTAACTACGACTGACGAGCATCGTAAAACAAACTAACCATGGGTTTAGTAAAGGCCACTATCAATAAACTCCGTTGTTGAATAGATATCTTTGTTTATGAGTTATAGTTGAAAACTCATTTTCCTAGTATATTGCATCGgtatacataatttaattacatGCGTTGGTAATTTAGGACCGTCAAAAgccaaattaaaattattatgttgTAAAACGTTCAAGTATTCTGCTGTTTTCGAGATTTGATGACCAACAGAACAGGTCATAGGAATCCATGTTTACGATTGTGCTTCATTATTGTGTCTAATAAATGCTCAGTCGTTTGGTTAGAACTTGGTGAATGAAAAGGATAAAGTTTAATAATTTATGGTGGGCCTACTTTGCCGCTGTTTTAGTAATCACTTATGTTTATAGTTTGAATTCCGCAGGAAACAATTTGCATTAGCAAAAATTTTGGATTTACTTGGATTTACGTGTAATAGTTAACATGCAGACTTCAATacttttattataaatgtttcaTATTATATATGATCAAAACATCCAAAACTACAGTATCTATCTGTACGTACTAGTACTACCTACAGGTAGTACTAGTTCGGATATAATCACAAGTACAATACATTGTACTTGTGATTATATCCGAATATGAAGCGGTTGATATCAAAACGAAAATCAAGCTTCCTCagaataataatatacctattcaTATACCTATTTCGTAATTCGTTAATGCATGTAAGTAAAATGAAGAGTAACATGCAAAAATACGCTAGATAacacattataatatatatatagtatcaTATTGGTAATATAAAGGAAGTTAGTACTCACCATAAAGCAATCTGGGCCTTGTAAACACGATGACTCCCCACTGGGACGTGGCATCGCGAACTGTGAACAAGCAAACGTTATGTTCGTTAAAGTACATGTATAGCGAACACAAAATCACGTTGAGATATGTTTAATTAGAATTGGCAGATGCGACTCAATTGCCTTAATAGTACAGTGCCTAAGAAACATAAAACGTCAGTATGTGACACacacaatgtcataaaaaagcAATAAAGAGCGGTTAAAGTAACCTAGCTCCTGTCAGGCACAAAGTTAAACCATTCGTCGAATCGCACGTTAATATAAAAGGGGACGTTTAATTATTTGCTGGAGAACCAATACATCGCTCTTTATCGAAGGCAGAGTTTAATACCCCAGTAAAAAAGcgagcaaaaaaataaaatgttcgaTTCGAGCACCaagtttaatgtatttgatAAAAGTGACAGGCATCTGCTTACCGTCGGTCGGTCTTTTTAATTGCCTGATACCGACGGAAATGCGGGTTCTGACACTTTGGCATAATACCAAAACTTTACTTACAATGTAATTCAAAAAAGTTACAGAGGCAACTTTGAAGGCTAATGCTGTAAACTTGATATAAAGCAAGACGTCACACGGTACAAgtaaattgctttaattataaataattgctAGGCTTGAGCTCTCATGACAGTAAATTATACAGTACTCTATAATAATGATTGGCCTTTCAAATACATCAGTATTGAAGtgacatttaataaaaactgtCATATTTTATGAACACGTTCACCCGTACAAAAATATCAGATACCTACTGCGAATGCCTATCAGAGTTGTAATTGCATGGGTAATGCATCATTATTCAGTATTTATTCATCTGTAAAATGCTACTTGatatcaattaaaataatgtgatCCATCATTGATAATAATCTCACGAACTTGCCTCTTCTTTTTAGCCTCGGGGCACATGCTTGGCAATCTGTTGTTGATAAATTTCTAATTGACAATTATAAATGGTTTTTATGTCCTTTCAATTTGTTACTAGAGAAAAGATCTCGTTAAAGCttcatacttaatataaattatttttattgttctaatataggcatttacataaaataaataaacattaatctaGCTCATAAACTTTCGAGATTTCATATGCGAGAAACATTCGAAATCATTTTAGGTAATCATATAAACCTCGTAAATATGTAGAGAAGGGCAAAATACTTTATCAGCAAAGCACAcctaatattgttttattttgtagaaaaaagGCAAAACCTTAATAATTGCCCTAATTGACGTTGAGGTTAACTTTATAAACCATGTCTAAACCAACCTTTATAAACCATGTGTAAATGTATATGATCAAGTTAGCTTTCTCAGCCAGTGAAAAAGTGGTAGCGGGAAAGTCGCTCCGTTCACTCACGTTCTGTGCCTCTAACATTTGAACTCGTCAGTATAAATCTGCTACCGCTGATCAGCAGTTCAATTGACGAGACGATTTATTGTCCCACTGTTATTTTCTCACTGGACTTTCAAATTCATCGTATGGAGCAATCGATACAACATCGTTTTGGCATTGTATCCGAAAGGAGAAATATTCTAAAGGCACAGTAAACAAAACATGCATTTCTGAAGACGCAAATGGCTGTAAGTCTTACAAAATCTTAGGCAGCACGTGTGAATAACATCAAAATGAAATACAAAACTTTAAGATACACACagtagcattaaaaaaaataaaagacagCTTTGAAACACGAAGAGTCAGTAGCAAAGAAAACAAATAGTTCATATATTTAGGCCACTATCATTGTGGCTAATGATGCCAATCTCGGACAGAGGCCATGAAGCGACTTCGTCGGACGGAGTTATTAGAGTAATCATCGTAATTTTTCACACAATTTCTTTTTTTGACCACTGTACTATCTCACGTCTACTAATGACAACAAAAAATTAAGTGAAGTATTGCACACAGAACCAACTTATAACGATAACGGTTTTCTACTTTTGAAGTTATGATTGACGTTGACAGCTTTTGTTTATGGTATCGAAAAAACGTTATAAAATTCTAACAATTCGAAAGCCTACCTCAACTTTCACCTTCCAGGTTATATACCGCCTAAAATTTCAACCAATTCAATTATTGCCAGTATTGTGCAAGGCCTTCTAGAGTCCAAATATGAaagttaaacaaaacaaaacgaaatatACTTCGGCAACTGCAAAGGGAAGTGAGTGAATAATGAATGACGATTGAAAACGGCCGAGAGCCCTCGTATTTGTGTTAGATGCCGCCGCAGATTACCCTTTTCTTAATCAAACAACGtttattgaatattatttaattaatctttCGTGTTTGACTTCGAGTTGAATAGAAAGTAAGAATGAAAAATGATTTCGAAGCGAGATCGAAAGGTAGTTTTTTGTTAGAAACGAGTATTGATTTATAGATTCGAGTTCATAATTAATATTACGATTGTTAAGTAGGTAAGTGTGTAACTAGAGGAGTTTTAAGGTCTTATTCGTATAAGTTAACTAATTAACATGTTGCAATACTTATTAAGAACTCGAATATTTAGTAAAGCGGATCCCTGAAGGCAATCAAAGGCATATTAATAAGATACACacacatatttatatagaaCGCACCAGTCATCTGACCCAACTAGCTGTTAAATATTACCCTCACGAGCCTTGATGTTATTATTCTAAGTCATCCGTTAATAGCCCGAATCGAAAATTAGGGTTCAAGAtgaattaaattttttcaaAACAACCCAGGATCCCGACACTTAAAAGTTTACGAAATCCATTAAAGATAATCGTCCATAAGTCGGGCCTGCGGCTGCGCCCGGGCAGGAACTAATCGATCGATGCGCACACACGGTCGTTTACAATCAATCCATCAGCGTTTATGTAACGCGTAACTACAGATGATCTTCATTTATCATTTTGTTTTGTGGGTAGTGACCGGACACACTTGGGGGTCACAAaatattcatacaaaataaacgGTCGAACGTCACGGTTCGATATgtaaacaagtttttatttccaATTATTCCTTCTTGTGTTTATGATTTGAGCATTACTAATTTAGACAAAATAATCAGGAACGAAAACCTCTAACAGGAATAACCAGCTCTTGATAACTCCGGAATTTCGCTATTATCATTTTTCGCAGTTATCATTCGCAATAAACAATTGTAAGAGCGACATTTACATGCCAGCAGCATAGATAGAAAACGAAAAACATTAAACACCTAACAACTTCCATgagaaaaaagaacaaaaacaGCATGAATTATGATTTCGCATAAAGATAAAATACAATCTAAGCAAGCGCCAAATGGTAGAGAAAAAACGAAATTTCTTGGAAGACAGACCGCGGTTTCAGGAGCGAGACAATGAATAGGGGTAGATGATGCGGGTAATGAACTAAATATTGTTAGAGATAAATCTGATGTAAAGTGTTGCTGAGAAAATTACCACCTAATGGTACCCACTTCAACGacatactaattaaaattactagtttaaactttcttttaaaaaatagtAGCGTTgataaaacaacaataaaactcCAGTACTTAATCCCTCGATCCGACCAGTTGTCCCGACAATATAAATACCTGAGAGCCCATAGTGGGACGGTGCGCGGGAAATGTGTTTCACCAAGCTCCTACGTCagctgttattttatttgatctGCACTAGGTAAACTCTATTACCGATCCGTTTTTACAAGTAGAAATTCAATTTCAGTCCCCTTTTCTTAGTGAAAAATGTTATCCAATAGTAGACGGAACGAAGTAAATGAACTGACCGAGTAAAGCGATGTTATGAGACTTTTTAAGCTCACGATCAAGtgtcatattattttaaacgatGGGTTATAAActgttatttataactttaagtTTTACTGAATGTCTTATAATGAGCGTGTCAACTGGCACACCGATTAATGAAAAATACAATCCCGTTGGCGATAAAAGATGGCATCGACATCATTAGGTGGCCGCCATGATATGAATTTTTCATGAAATATGGACTCGTATAGCGCGCGTTTATTGCGACAAGTACGAGTAGAACGTTCGAGGCatctgtattattattttcatcgaTTGTTTACTTTGAAAGAGTTTTTGCGGACGCTTGACAGATGCGAATGGTTTTATCGTGCTTTTAAAGTTAGCTGCGCAACGTTATTACATAAACCTTTTGAATTCCAATGCTTTGTAGATATAAACGTTCGCTTAGTTacaaataaactaatatttattgaATGACATATATTAGAGAGAATAACAATGCCTTTTTAAAATACAACGAAGCAACGTGTCGATCCGTTTACTTATTATGAGCATATCCTGCCAATTTACTTTATTGATGTTATATTATAGGACCATTAAGTTTTTATACCCATTGCCTTTCTGACGGACCGCCTATAATTATAATGACGATCGAGTCTATAGGccttaaactatttttaaattatgccACAAAGGCCTTAAATCTGGTCCAATAAGGATAAGTATTACCAGCGAAATTGCTTAATTGGTACCTGCGCTTTTATAAATATGCAGAGTTTAAATACTTGAATATATATTATCTTTAGTAACAGCTAAAATCATATGCTGTAGTAAAAAATGACtcttaaaactagtttagaATTAAATTTAACCGAATGCTAATTAACCAACTCTCAACCTTAAgtaatcattaaaattaaaaaaaaaaaacagaaatattCATTCATCAATCATGCTActagtattttattaattagtcaAAAGATGATCTCATACTATGGATCCctcaaataatttatataaccATCAATTATGTGAGACTAAAATGTAAGGCGATTAATAAGATTAAAATCATGTACTTAGCTTTGCATCCTCCGATCAATTAAAGATACCAGGAATGCGGCTAAAAAGCAGTAGTTTTGAAATTAGATCCTAAAAAGCAACAATCATAAATCCCCCAACTTCACCCACTCCCGAACGAATGCCATGTAAAGGCGAAGTAAATCATGCTGCCACTTACCAACAATGATGTAAATGGTACAAACACGTACCAAATTTGATCATGGCGCGAATAAATTTAATAGTAACACAATCAGGGATTAAATTACCGGTTCATTATGCCTCCCACGCACGGTGTTGCAGGCGACACGTGCGGGGCACTTCGCAAGCGTTATGTATGTAGCCTTAAGGCTATTTACCACGCGATCTATAAATAACCCAGCGTTGGATGCACTCTTTAAATATCTATTTACTTGAGTATATTTATCACTTAATCActtaatgttgtttttaacatgtttgacgttctgtacccctagtgtaaataaattcgattttgaaacgtgacgtacgcgtttgcgtttagtctcattttgtattggatttagaaagagcgcgccaagcgggacgttttggaaactcaaaatcctatacaaaatgacacttaacgcaaacgcgttcgtcacgtttcgctgtcgaaaatatttacactaggggtgctGAAATATGGCGAGTGGAAGTTTTATTACCTACTAAAACATCAACCAGAAATGTCTTATAATTAGGTTGTTTAATTATTAAGTTAGGTAAACAATATTGACatgtcattttattgaaaaacggttttttttaacgggttaaaaatgaaaagcaaaagaatgtaaaagatcataatttataattgttagatatttgccgtgacttatttttcaatagtgttttttaataaaaaaatacccctaaaaatcgcttaccttcgtTCTAATGCACAAAAACGGACTATAGTATGCTTGGAAATGAATCCATAACCACTTTTTATTATAAAGCGattataaagttcgaatcgcACTCTAGATAAAGATAACCATccgttttatatatttagataatgCTGTAAGAAAAATTAACGCCTGTATTTCAGACATAACGTGACTCGTAAATGCCATATAGATGGTACGGTGCCATGGACCTAATTTTGGGACGCACAGCCGAGCCTTAACACATAATATTGTGGCACATTGTGCCGCTCGGCGACCGCATATAAATGTTCTGAGAGCAAATAAAACGGTGCTATAATTTCAAATCATACGGACAGAGAATGGGTGTGGACGGCGCTCTCATTGTGTGGAAATGATGTAACCGCTATTAAAAGTGTGGGTTGTATCCCTTGAATATTTCTTGCAACGAAGACGTAGGGTCATATCGGTATTTTATATCTAACCGGAGACAATAGCATACGTTTCCAACAAGAAAACTGGCTCTGTATGTTAAGTAGTTATGTGCAGCATTACAATATTCGCCTCGATGATATTGCTATCGCACCGATTATGTTATTCAACAAGCAATAGATTTTCTAACAGACAACATTAAAATTTAACGACTAAATTTATGTAGCCGTATTAAACagcatttttaataaaatgaatattaatgACACTACCAAATACTTTGTCTGGGATCCGAATGATTTGGAAACTGATTTTTATATGCACTGTCACAGATGAAACAACGgctataaatttaaatactttatgtaaaataaaacggTCACTTTTATGGTATAGTAAAACCTTTTAGAATGTGTAAcgtacaaaaacaatattttgtatCGGCCATAAAGTGttcaatttatttgtttgtcACTGTACCggggttttatttatattaaaagccTTCCTTATACCTATCGAGGAAATTTTTAAGTGTCTTGATCACTGAAAACAAAGTCAACAACTGCAATTAAAAAAACTTCCTTTTTATATCGGTAATATCACTAATCATATATCTATAGGTGGCTTCGTTATATCAGTCCAAATCTATCCCAAACTTTGTTATTTCCTGAAAGGGCACCACACGCAAAGTCCGATTTACGACAGACGTAAAGGATTACAAGAAGCCCAATAACACTATTCCTTACGGAGAACCCCTATTCAACACACCTTTGTATATTTTTGGAGaaacataaaaacaaatctGGCATGTAAGGAAACGGAGCAAAAGTTCCAGTAGTTTTTCAGCTATCAAAAGGGAATAAGACGTTGTCAAATCGAGTATTAGCGATATCATCACTGACAGCTAGCTTTTAAATTCCTTATATcagtttttctttcgacgcgtACAAAATCCTTCCAACTTTTATTGGAGGGTTTATTATTGTTGTCTCGTTCAGTTGCGTAGTAGTTTGATATAATGTTGTCTCCTTTTGGTAAGGCCCCGTCAGTTTTTGTGAGGATCACGGGTTCTTTCGAGCATGCGACAGATGCGCGCATGGATGCGGTTGCTAACGACGCATGTAT is a genomic window of Cydia pomonella isolate Wapato2018A chromosome 15, ilCydPomo1, whole genome shotgun sequence containing:
- the LOC133525735 gene encoding uncharacterized protein LOC133525735; amino-acid sequence: MSAKMFLYSFTLFSAIWIGVLAEEEVSSPLRVAQCRATCLQKFAMPRPSGESSCLQGPDCFMCWENCELLQSNYQIWGAVCEEKDICFPGCKVACEFHAEAARASQTQPVIHTKGEGVMRVSGALARWPPPAPRATSRPTPLVYVVMRRAADGPWRQIIQTQSLATRVPSNNEGALLRVLVVDPLGLVTIYSPDETWVAHDSNSSNHDQHKWTLKEISLIHQKVLVIGEIAWEPRIARGVYLVTWEVDGGGLKGNLFTDSTRVTLSLWPDTIYHIQVELVSRTPGVDNERSETMTIDTSRAQRVSTESVQDVQVSEGDRLMSVLVSSMRGERVPERAPDSELVLGCLSAMIAFGLAVLAAVLWRRRRRGTFPGTNVYVGSSSVLKRKLVEDFVPAAHCFQPVIAPDAPNNEAASRDVVV